Below is a genomic region from Planctomycetaceae bacterium.
CACTGGTCGTAAGTTTGAGCCCCAGCCGTTTTCGGCCAACTTCCGCAGAGACGAAGAGTACTCCGGTATAACCAAGAACTGTGAGAAACTTTTCGGCAACAGACCATTCCTGCCACTGACGCGTCACCAGCATGAGCGAGCAGCTAAAAACAATTGCTGCTCCGATGCCGAGCATCCAGCGGATGTTTTTCTCCTGAAAGAAGTTTTCAATGAAACTTCCGCTGTCGGCTCGATTAATGCCAACCGTCGCCCCTGAATTCTCAGGGCAACCAGCCGGCTGTGTGTTTGGCGAATCTTCTGTGTCACCTTTGACTAAGTGCGTCGACATCTTCGTTGGCTCCTGTGCTTCGTGTGAACTGAGTCGACAGGGGCCATAAACAAACGGCATTCCAATCAGCATGCGGAATTGCACATTGGTTGTAAGCTTTTTTGTGCAATAGAGTTGCGTAGACTCGCAATCGGGTGGACGACGGCACGTCTCACCGTGATGCAGTCTGGTGACTGCAGACGTTCTGCAGTCGGTAAACTGCAGTCATTCTATGGGGAATGAGGTGAGCCAGGTGCGAAACGAGTCAGATCAAGCCGTCGCACCCACTGCTGATTATTTGGAGTGGACGTGAAGCCGGAATTGCTGCATGGCAGATTTCAGCTCCTGCTCGAACCGCCTCCAGTCCACCAAAGGTGATACCTGTCCGCCCAGTTTGGTGATTTTGTTCAGCGGACGCCCCGATTGCAGAAGCCTGCATGCGGTCCTGACATCATTGTCGAGAAAGACGGACGGCGTTGAATCTGCTTTTTTGAGTCCTCTTCTGATCGCAACATAGACAGAACAGCACGGTACGGGGATTGCCGGGGAAGACCGTGAACTGATTGGGAGGTTGACCTGTTCACCGGGAAGATCAGCCAGCCAATACCGCCCCGTCTCGTGAAAAGTCTCTCCTGTGCTGTTCAATGAACTGAAATGGGATCCAGCATCCAGAGCTTCTTCGGATCGACTGTAGACAATGAGTCTTAACACCGTACTCCATTGGTCTGGCATATGCGTGACCGCCGGAGAGCGAAGATGCGCGTTTGGATCCGTATTCGAGACTGCAGCTACGTGTTCAGCAAAGAGGTTTCGATTGCTGCTGAGTTCATAGATCTCGTGGGACGCTGTGATTCTTGGGTTAATTTCCAGTAGCCAAAGCTCCCCTTCCTTCAAGATCATGTCCACGCCAAACGCACCTCGCAATTGAGTTCTGCTGGTCACAGCTTGTGCCGCGCGAATAAGCCTGTCCTGCAGGAGCTGGGGCAGTACCACCGGACCAATGTTTCCGCAGAACTGAAAGCCGATGGCATTCAGCGATTGAACTCCACTGAGTATTAAGGAGCAACCAATCAATCTGGTCGATGCCGCAGTCGCAACAAATGTTGCGGAGATCGGACAACCATCGATAAATCTCTGGTATTGGAAGTCGGGGGAGACTGCTGCCAGGTCGCCGGCGGAATCAAGCAATCGAATATGCTGACCGCCGGAACTATGAATCGGTTTGATCAACCATCGTTGTTCCTGATCGCCACCAGTGTCAGGAGCATTCTCAGGGAGGTAAACTCCACAATCGTTCAATGTGCCTCGCAGGGACTCCGTGTTTCTTACGGCCATGACGGAATCAACCGACGGGCCGATCACTGGACGCATCAGTGCCAATTCGGCGAGCGTCGATGGGTAATTCTCCATCCCACCGCACCAGACAAGCGGGACCTCGCCAGAAATAGCATCCAGGATCGAAGGCAGGTCTCGAAAGGAACGCAACTGACCGGCAAACTTCCCACCAGATCTCTGCAAAAGCTGGATCAGGTCGGTGTCGGCAAAGAAGTCGAAGCAGATCGGGGCCCATCCACACTGGATGGCTGATGCGGCAAGGCTGCGAACACTGGCGCCACAGATGATGACGGGAGGACGCGACATAAAAAAGTGGCGGTCGGCATGCTGCAGACCACCACCCCGTATTAAGGTTGAGATGTTCAATCCATGGCAAATCGCGTGCTCGACACGAGTTGTCATTCAGAGTGAGATTCAGGCTTCTCGTGCGTAGTCAAACATCGGTGTCGATAAATATCGTTCTCCGGAATCCGGAAGGATGACGACGATATTCCTGCCGGCATTTTCGGGGCGAGAAGCAACCTTGATAGCGGCGGTCATTGCAGCACCGCAGCTGATGCCGCAGATGATTCCTTCTTCACGTGCGACGCGAGGGGCCATATCCATGGCCTCTTCGTCCGTTACCTGAACCACTTCATCTACCAGCGACATATCAAGAATGTCAGGTTTAAACCCAGCGCCGATCCCCTGGATCTTGTGTTTTCCGGGGCTGCCACCTGACAGTACCGGGCTTCCTGCAGGCTCAACAGCGACAGTGTGCACGGGCATCTTTTTTTCGTTCTTCAGATACCGGGAAACGCCCGTAATCGTTCCTCCAGTACCGACTCCGGCCACCAGGATATCGACCTTTCCGCCAGTATCTTCATAGATTTCCGGCCCCGTGGTTCTGAAGTGAATCTCCGGGTTTGCCGGATTCTTGAACTGCTGTGGCATAAAGAAATTTGGATCGGCGGATAGTTCTTCGGCCCTGGCAATGGCTCCTTTCATCCCGTCCGCCCCCGGGGTCAGAACAAGATTTGCTCCAAATGCCTTTAACATCATCCGACGCTCGACTGACATCGTGTCGGGCATTGTCAGTGTCAGACTGTAGCCACGCGCTGCACAGACATAGGCCAGCGCAATGCCGGTATTGCCGCTGGTTGGCTCCACCACGGACATGCCTGGTTTCAACTTGCCTGACTTCTCTGCATCCCAGATCATTGCCGCCCCAATTCGGCATTTGACACTGTAGGCAGGATTTCGTCCCTCGATCTTGGCCAGCACCTGAGCGTTGATTCCTGCAGTGATGCGGTTCACGCGAACAAGGGGCGTGCGGCCGATAGTTTCGGAGTTGTCCTGAAAAATGGGCATCTAAGAACAGCCTTTCGATGAATCCAGTGGGCAGTCGCGTACTAACCCGCAGTACGCAGAACATGAATGGCATTGCGCCGTCCGAGTGATAACAGATTGCGAAATCTGTGGCGACTGCGGTTTCCCCATCGACGCTGAATGCTGTCGGCAGCGACCACATTCGATGCTTTATCGAACGGGTTCGACCAGAACCGGAACTTCAGCATCTTCACGTGTCAGGGGAACCACGGTGCGAGTGGATTTGGCAGTCGGACGCCCTTCGTGGTGCGTGATCTGCACAAGCGCGCTGCCGTTGACGACCTTGCCATAGACGAATCGGAGTCTGGCTTTGTAATTTCCTGCAGGTGCAACGCGACAGATATATTCTTCGCGATGCCGACCTGAATTCGCTTCGACCCCGTTAGAGACGCGTATCAGTCGACCACCATTGGGTGTCAGTCGTCGCTTGAAGTTGCACTGCTGTCCATTGGGTTCATCAACAATCAAATCCAGGTCGGCCTGTCCAATCCATTCCACAACAATGCGAAGATCAATCTTCGACGCCTCCATGAGATCTTCGCGTGCCTGCGACGCTTCTTTCACGGCACCAGCGCGTTGCATCTTTTCGGCAATCTTCGCGATCGTTTGATTCGCTTCGGCATGTTCTTTCTCAAAATCGTCTGTCCATACGTGCCTGATGATCCCGCATCTGGCCCAAACCTGATCGACAGGTGACTGAAACTTATCGGCAATGCTGCGTGCCTGTAGCCACGCATCTGATGTCTCAGGGGCAACGGCGACGACTCGTCGCAGAACAGCCATCGCCTGATCGCCAGCGTCAAATCTTGCGAGCATCGCGGCCGTGATCATCTGCTGTCGAGGATCACCTCCGGCGAAATCTGTACGAGACTGAAGCGCTCGTTCAATTTCAAGTGCTGGTCTTTTTGCCAGCTTCATTTCTATCGCCAGGACGTCGTAGATCCACGGCTGTGCGTGGTCGTTCCGAAGTGCAGCCAGAAGGCAGTCAACAGCATTGTCGTACAGTTCCTTTTGATGCAACTGAAGCAGAACGTCCGCCATCACTTCGGAGGAGAATTCTTCTGCCTGGAAGACTTGATCCCAGTCTGACGCGGCAGGCGATCCGTCCTTGAAGACGTCCGCCAACAGTTTCTTCGCGCGTAAAGAAACCGCAGAGCGGACTGGAGTCACGGTCTGCGGTTCATTTTCCTGAGCGATGTAGCTCGTCAGAATTACTTCGGACTGAGCGATTGCTCGTGCTTGAGTCTGGAAGTTCTCAGCTACTTTTTTTTGGCGCCATTGATGGTGCCGTTGCCGATGCCGTCGGCTGGCAATTCTGGTGGAATACTGCCGAAGCCCATTCCGCCGCCGCCCATGCCGCCCATGCCGCCGCCCATGCCACCCATGCCGCCGCCCATGCCACCCATGCCGCCGCCCATGCCGCCCATGCCGCCGCCCATGCCACCGCCACCCATGCCCCCCATCATCATATGGAGATTTGTTGGCATGACGAGGTCGCCCATCGGGTAAACACGAGTAATCAGATTCTCATCAGACTCCGCGGCTTCGCGAGTCGTGATCACCATTACTTCGTCACGAATCATGTACGTCAGTTCCGGGTCTGTTTGAGCGAAGATCAACTTCAGTGCGTTCTTCAACAGGATTCCCTGAAGCTCGACGTCGCTGATGGTCACATCTTCCAGCGATGAGATGCCTTCCAGATCCAGTTCGACCCTGTCAGGCACGATGGTCATCCGGAAGTCAGAACCGACTCCACCACCGACGCTTCCGTAAGTATCTGTGTAGTGCTGTGAGAGTTGATCAAGGACTTCTTTCAGGCTGACTTCGCCCGGGTACGAGAGATTCGGGATTGGCTCCTTCAGCATTCGGTTGAGCCAAGCCTCTGTTGGTTGTTCACTTCTCAGGTCCACCGACTCGTACTTTGGCTTGCGTGTGAGAGACAACGCACGCCAGACATCTGCTGGGGGATAAAGCACAGGTGGCTCATCCGGGAATGGAACGTGCGAAAGTTCAACCTGATAGAGCGTTTCCAGGAAACGGTCGTGCCGCATGTTGACGAGCTTGTAGGCCTTGTCGAGTTGCCCGGCGGCCTCAGAGACAACAAGGGCTGCTGTTGCTGTTCCATCCCCGGGACGCAGCAACAAAGCCGTTCGAGCGACAGTTTCCGCCTCTTCGTAGGCCTCTGCATCGCCCTTGCGGGCCTGATTGAGGTTGCCACGAACCTGATCGATCAGACTTTGCAATCTTTGCTCGTCAAGTTCGGCTTCTGCGAGAAGCTTCCGCTGGGATTCGCTGATTGCCTGGGCCTCTGCACGCTGTCGGCTGATCAGCCGATTCTTTTCCACATCGGACTGAACGGCACCGATCGCAGAAATCACCCTTCGTTCGAGTTCGTCGCGAACTTCGGGGTTGATATCCGCCGCGTCTCGCACTGTTGCGAGAATATCTTTCAGGATCCCCTCAGAATAATCAGGTACTTCTGCACTGGATCGCCGGGCCTCGTCGATCGCGGCATTCACTTCCTGAGACAACTTCTGAGTCATAATCTGAATTTTGGTCGCGGCATCCAGAAGAGGCGCCTGATCCGCTGCGGAAGGAGCCCGAAGCTGGTCGTCGGCAGATTCCTGAGCGAAAGGAGAATTCGCAGCAATTGTGTTGACCAGAGAGGTCAATTGAACATTGTTCTCGTCCAGAATGGATGCTTGTTTTGCTAACTGCAACGCGTCTCGATCTCGTCCAATCCTGTGAAGACGCTCTGCAGTAGCGGCAGAACTGGATACGACGTTGTGGAGTTCGTTCGCTGCAGCGGTCAGCCCAGACAAACCTACAAACTGATTGTTGATGCCGTTGGTGCTTTCGCACTGGCCATAGACCGCCTTCACCTCAGGCCCAGCTGGCATGAACTGGCCGGACGAAAGCACCCATTGAACTGGCTGGTTGCCGGAGAAATCACCCTGTACCGTCGCTCCTTCCGCCAGATGACCCTTGCCGTAGACAAGAGTGTGTCGATCAGAACGGAGTGCAACGACGTCGTCGGCAGAGAGCTGTCCACCGCTGACTTTCAGGTTCTGAACGTAAAGGGGAGCCGATTGAATCTGCGAAGCCAGTTCCAGCCCGGATTCCTGCGAGATCGTAATCGTTCCACCAGTGTGGTTGACAAGGACTCCTGACAGCTGAGTATTCAACGTCGGTCCCAGGAGCACAGCGTGGTACGCAATCTGACGTTCCTGAAAATCGTCGACCAGTGCGTGAACTTTGTCGTTTGGAATCAGTCCCGCCGCGCTCATTCCGTCGCCAACGTAGACCAAAGAGACTGGCTGATTGCCCGTGACTGCAGCGGTTGCTTTCACGAGAGTCTGTCCGAGATCCGTCGCTCCCAGTGGAGTGCGGGCAGCGAGCAGATCCATCGCCTGACTTGCCTGTAGCGATGAGGGGGAAACGAATCCGTCGGTCAAAGCAACCGTTGTCGTATCCGCTGCGAAGATTTGGACCGAATTACTTTCAGGCAGATTCTGGAGCAGCTCCTGGACTGTCTTCATGGACTGTTCGCGGTACTTGCCAGTCTGACTTGCCGAAGTGTCGACGATCAGAATGTGCCGGACAACGTTTGCTGCCGACTTCTCAGCCTTCAGTGCGAGTGCAAAAAATTCGTCTGAGGCCGAATTATACGTGTGTATCAGTGATGATGGAGGGTTTGCTGCCTGGTCCGCTCCCGATGCGTTAAACGCAGCCGCGAGACAAACTCCAAAACCAAATGCAGAACCTAGCAATTGCCGCATGAGTAATCCCCTGTGGTGGATCCGGTGTCACCGGAACCTCGACCGACCTTCAAACCCTACTCACTGAACTCCCACGGAAACGGCGTTTGTGTGCACAAATCCGACGCAGAAGTCGCCTTCCTGGACGTTTTTTTAGAATTGACGAAGTATCAGCTTCGACAACCATCCATGCCCCCACAAACTCACGAATGTGCGGAGCGCACTAGTCTACAGTCGTTCTCGGACAACCTGGAAACGAATTTCGTGCAAAAAGCGGCAGAACGAGCATCACGGGTTGAAGTTCATTCAGGTGGGCGTCTTACCCGCTGAACCCGACAAACTTTGACAGTTCGGTCGTCGCGATTTGCTGGACTGGTACAGGTTGTGGTGACGATAGCGATTTTGATGGTCAAATAGACTTTTAGTGGGCGTGTTTTCCCCTACGGGAAAGCCGGATCCCGCTCTTTTGGGCTGTCATTGTCAAATTGCCAGCTCCCAGTCCATGTATTCCGGCGGATGGATCGTGCAAAGCACAAACAGCCCACACCGGGAATTCGCCTCGCGTGTATCCGTTTGTTTACGCTTAGCGTGTCGCTGTTGGTCGATTTGGGTTCCGCTAGTCTCTGCAGCCTGTTTCTTTCGGATGTCGGCCAGCGGAGATTCCGGGACGCCAGAGGTTGCGAGTCCTGAGCGTTCAATCGTTGTACGCGACGACGATCGGTCACAGTGTGAAATTGAACTCTGGAATCTTGCGGAAGGATCAACGCTGGTCATCGCAAGCTCCGATCTCCGTTCAGGAATCCATTCTGTACGGATTGAATTGCCGGACGAAGCTGTTTCTGGTTCTCAAGTGGATGCCGCAGAATCACCGTCTCCCCGGCTTTTACCGGAGCGGTTGAAGGCTGTGGAGGACGAAACCGTACCTCATTTGTTGACAGCTTCTCCCGGGGAATTCACTTCCCGCCGATTCATGTTTCCCCGATTTCATGAGAATGGCTTCGAATTAGAAATGGTTGTGGCTGTTCCAGTCGCTCATTCGGAGAACGTTCTGGTCTATGCAACCGATTCGACGTCACCCAATGAGCTGTCGGATTTGATGAAGGTCGGCTCCAGAATCTGTCAGATCTGTGAGAAAGTCCTGCTGCCGCGTTTGAAGGGGTTGCTGGGTGATGTCGAGGATCTGGATTCAGATGGGCGCATTTCTCTCGTCATCGGCCGGTTGGATCGACGGGACTTGTCGGTTTTTTCAGCCACCGATATGCCCGTTCAGGGTTGTGTTAAACGAAGCGACTATGAATGGACAGCCAGTGGGCACCTGAATGATTTTGGCGGAGACATCGTCTACCTGGATCATGGAATTCTGCAGACGCCTTCACTTCAGGCAGTGCTGATGCACGAACTCACTCACGCAGTCATCTATTCTCACCTCGCCCATTTATACCGGGCAAGTGTTGTGAATCCGGCTGCGAGCGGTCGCACCAAAACCGGGCTGTCTATGCCAGCGTGGCTGAATGAAGCTGTGGCACATTTGATGGAATTGGCAGTCGAAGAAGGTTCAGAGAATTACCGAATTCGCAGGAGTTGGTTTGAATCAAAACCAAACTTGAGCCCGGTCGTTCTTCCTGAGCATGGCGAATCACTGGCGACGAGACGTGGAGGTGCGCGCGCTGCGGGGACCCGATTCCTGCAAAGCCTGCAGCTTGACCAAAGCGAATTGCAAAGTCTTCTCTACTCCGGCGGAGATTTGTCAGGTCGGTTACATGCCGCTGTTGGTCGAGATTTTCCGGAAGCGTTTACAGCATGGATTGAATCGGAGGCTGCAGATCTTTCGTACCGCGGTGTGGCTGCCAGCCTGCCCGCCACATCATTCGATTTTCAGCTGCGAGGAACAGCCTTTCATTGCTTTCGAGTCACGAGTCCGCTTCGTTGGCTCCGAATTACAAGCGACGATCGATCCGACCTGATCGTGCGTGTACTGAAGGTCGACGATTGACTACGGCGAAAGGAATCGTCGAACACCGCTGAATTCTTCAATCGCGTCTTCTCTCAGGCATATACCCATACCGGGACCTTCCGGGATTGCGATCAAGCCTGTCTCGTCGAGCTGCCATGCAGGTTCAACAAGCTCGTCGATGAATGGAGAGCCCGTCAGGTACTCTACCATATCACTGCAGCTGAACGCCGAAACGAGCTGAAGATCCGCGGCAAGACCGACAGCAGTATTCCATCCGTGAGGAATAAACTTCACGCCAAACTCCTGTGCCATGGAGGCAACTCGGCGTTCTTCTGAAATACCACCAACTTTGGTGACGTCCGGCTGAACGATGTCGATGGCACGATTGACGAACCAGGGTTGAAATGACTGCCGGCGCGTCAGCACTTCGCCGCCTGCGATTGGAACCGGAGACACTTTTCGGAGTGCGACATGATC
It encodes:
- a CDS encoding ATP-grasp domain-containing protein, which encodes MTTRVEHAICHGLNISTLIRGGGLQHADRHFFMSRPPVIICGASVRSLAASAIQCGWAPICFDFFADTDLIQLLQRSGGKFAGQLRSFRDLPSILDAISGEVPLVWCGGMENYPSTLAELALMRPVIGPSVDSVMAVRNTESLRGTLNDCGVYLPENAPDTGGDQEQRWLIKPIHSSGGQHIRLLDSAGDLAAVSPDFQYQRFIDGCPISATFVATAASTRLIGCSLILSGVQSLNAIGFQFCGNIGPVVLPQLLQDRLIRAAQAVTSRTQLRGAFGVDMILKEGELWLLEINPRITASHEIYELSSNRNLFAEHVAAVSNTDPNAHLRSPAVTHMPDQWSTVLRLIVYSRSEEALDAGSHFSSLNSTGETFHETGRYWLADLPGEQVNLPISSRSSPAIPVPCCSVYVAIRRGLKKADSTPSVFLDNDVRTACRLLQSGRPLNKITKLGGQVSPLVDWRRFEQELKSAMQQFRLHVHSK
- the cysK gene encoding cysteine synthase A — protein: MPIFQDNSETIGRTPLVRVNRITAGINAQVLAKIEGRNPAYSVKCRIGAAMIWDAEKSGKLKPGMSVVEPTSGNTGIALAYVCAARGYSLTLTMPDTMSVERRMMLKAFGANLVLTPGADGMKGAIARAEELSADPNFFMPQQFKNPANPEIHFRTTGPEIYEDTGGKVDILVAGVGTGGTITGVSRYLKNEKKMPVHTVAVEPAGSPVLSGGSPGKHKIQGIGAGFKPDILDMSLVDEVVQVTDEEAMDMAPRVAREEGIICGISCGAAMTAAIKVASRPENAGRNIVVILPDSGERYLSTPMFDYAREA